The genomic interval GCGGTTATTTTTGATCCGGACTATATCCGGGCTGAACTGGTTTCAACTTTTGGGAAACTGACCGACTCCAAAGCGATGCCGGAAAAACGGCGCGAGGAATTTTTCCGGATCCTGGAAAGTTGCGATCATGTCCGAATCGGTGTCGGTATTATTGAGCCGGCCGAGATCGATGAAATCAATATCCTGCAAGCCACCCATAAAGCGATGGGACTCGCGGCCGCTCAGGTGGAGGCCGATTTCGCGTTGGTGGATGGATTGCCGGTTAAAGGGCTGCCCTGTGAACACAGATCAATCGTTAAAGGCGATGCGCTTTCCATTTCCATCTCTGCTGCCAGCATTATTGCGAAAGTGACGCGAGATCGCATGATGGTTGCATTGGATGAAGTGTATCCTGAGTATGGATTTGCCGGCCACAAGGGATACGGAACGAAAAAACATCTCGAAGCTCTGCAGAAATACGGCGCAACGCCGGTACACCGGCAGTCCTTCCGTCCTGTAGCGGAACTGAGGCAGGGTGAGTTATTCGAATAGGTTGCTGAGGGCTTCCGTTCCTATTTCTTCAAGCCATGCGGTTTCGGTATCCAGCATGGCTTTTTTCTTTTCCGGCGTATCGTCTTCGGCGCCGGAGAGGTGATCAAAGCCGTGGGCAATGTAGAGAGCGAGCTCGTAGTCGGCTCCTTTTTCTTCTGAACCGCGCTGCACGGCCCGGTCGACATTGACAATCAGGTCGCCGGTATAGCCTTCGTCTTCACCGGGAACCGGGTCGTAGCGGAAGCTGATGACGTCGGTGGGGCGTTCCTTGCCAAAGTATTCTTTGTTGGCCGGAACAATGCCTTCATCGTCGGTCAGCACCACGCAGACTTCATTCCATGGATTGGATGTGCGCGGTTCCAGCCGTTCTGCGAGCCACTCAGCCAGCTTTTGAATTTTTTCCGGATTCAGTGGATGGTTTGTCTGTTGATTTAGCAGTGTTATTGTCATCGTCTTTAGGATAGGGGATTCGGCCGTGAAGCATGTTGGATAGTGAAAAGATAAAGGACTGTTTCACTACATTGATCTGCGCTATAGTTAAATTTGCAAAGTCCAGCTGTCCATCGCGTATTTTCATGGAGAAGATTTCATCCATCAGATTCGAGATTTTCTGAGGGGTCGGTTTTTCGATGGAGCGGGCGGCGGCTTCGGCGGCATCGGCCAGCGAAAGAATGGCCATTTCCGGGGTGACAGCGGGAGCACCGCCGTAGCGGAAATCGGAGTCGTTGATGACTTCGCTCATGGAGCTTCCGGAGCCTTCTTTGGCGGCCTGTTTGGCTTTGTGGTAGAAGAAGGAGATCAGGCCGTTTCCGTGGTGCTGTTCGATGGCGTCGAGAATCGGCTGCGGCAGTTTGTGGCGTTTGGCCAGCGTAAGTCCTTCTTTTACATGTGATGAGATAACCAGAGCACTCATGTGCGGGGAAAGTTCGTCATGCGGATTTTCCTTGTGCTGGATATTTTCGGTGAAAAATTCCGGTTTGGCCATTTTGCCGATGTCGTGGTAGTAGGCACAGACGCGGATGAGCAGGGAATTGGCACCGATAGCTTCGGCGGCGTTCTGGGCCAGCGTCGCGACCATCAGGGAATGATGATAAGTACCCGGGGCCTGAATCGCCATTTTCTGCAGGAGCGGGTGGCCCATATCCGAGAGTTCGAGCAGGGTAATGTCGGTTGTGATTTTAAAGAGTTTTTCAAACAGCGGAATCAGCAGAAGCGTCATCACCGTGGCGATCAGTCCCGAAATGACGGAGGTGATGATTTCCTTGATCATGACCGGCATATCCGGACGGTTCAGGATGGCGGAGACGAGCACAAACAGCACTTTTACGGCACAGATCCAGATGCCTGCGCGAAACAGGCTGGAGCGTTTATGGATATTCCGCACGCAGCTGGCGGCGGTGATGGTTACAATCATGCCGAGTGCAAAAACATTGAACTGTTCGCCGTAGAGAACAGCGGCGGCAAAGCTGCACCAGAAACCGAGCGTTATGGCAGCGCTTCCGCCAAGCAGAATGCCGGCAAGCAGGACTGCGAGGCCGAAGGGGACGCCATACATGAGTAGGGAGTGGGAAAAGAGGCTGTAGGAGACGGAGAGGTAGGTGAGCAGCCGGGCGAGTCCCAGTGTGATCAGGGAGAGAATGACGAGCAGGAGCACTTTGTCGGGCTGCCGGATGAGTTCGGCATGGGTGGTGCGCAGAATGACGGCCGTGGCAATGAGGCCGGCCAGAAGCATAATACTGTTGCCGAGTACTTCGAGAGCCTGTTCCCAGATATCCTGTTCGGCAATTCGCTGTTTGGTGTGCTCATTTAACAGTAGCAGGGTCTGTTCATTGGCTTTTTCTCCGGCCCTTGCGATTGTTTTGCCGGCGGGGATTTTCTGAATAACGGGAGGGACGAGGTCTGCGGCGGCTTTGCGGGCGGTTTCGGTAGCTTTCCGGTCGTAATGCAGGTTTTCATCAATAAAATACGGGAGTACACGGTTGAGTACTTTCCGCTGGGCGGCATTGTTCAGATTTTCCGTAACGGTCCAGACGGCTGTGCGGGTGGAGTAAATGTCCTGTTGCGCGGCTGTGCGGGTTTGTTTGCTGATGCTGGTGACGATGGTCAGCGTGTTGCCGTTTTTGTTGTTGAAAAGGTTGATGCGGGATTCGTCGGAAATCACACCGACAGACATGACATTCCGTATTCCCCGGGCCGTTTCTTCCTTTAAAACGGGAATGCTGTTTGTGGGGAAGAGGGAAATGAGGTCCTGAAGTTTTGTTTTCGAGCCGGAGAGGACTTCAGTGAGTTCGGCGGAAATCGCGGACTGGCGGTTGGTGTTTGCACTGTGATATGCGGTGAGCAGGTTGAAGAAATTATCGGTATTCTGCACTGCTTCTTCGATGGTGTTTTCCTCGAGAATAAATACACCGGGTACCGCATCGGCTGCGCTCTGTTTGTTGAGTGCGGTTTCGTTCAGATTTTCGCAATAGAAATCGACAACGGCTACGACGGGCGTCGTGATCTCCTGACCCAGGCTGATCATGGGAGTATGGACAACCCCCTGGCCGTAGAAGAGCCAGGTGATACCGAGCCAGAGCAGCAGGCCGAGGCCGATGGATTTATAGGGAATCTCCTGCTTGCGTTTGACTTCAGTCTTGCGCTCGGCAATTCCTTTTTTCTTTTTGTCTTTGAAGCGTTTTTTCACGGCAGTTCTCCGTTAAGGCGGTCAGGCTTTTCGTTTTTTCTGATAGGCCTCGATAACCTTCTGTACAAGCGGGTGACGCACAACGTCACGCTCGGTGAGGTCACAGATTTCCAGTCCCTGAATGTTTCCGAGTATTGAACGGGCCTCTTTCAGGCCGGAAGTTTTATTGCCGGGCAGGTCGATCTGTGTGAGGTCGCCGGTGATGGCGCACCTGGAGTCGAATCCGATACGGGTGAGAAACATGAGCATCTGCTGCGGTGTGGTGTTCTGGGCTTCGTCCAGAATCACAAAGGCGTGGTTGAGAGTTCGCCCGCGCATGTAGGCCAACGGTGCCACTTCAATAATGCCGCGCTCAATATAGGTTTCGATGGACTCGGCCGGAAGCATGTCGTGCAGTGCATCATACAGGGGCCTTAAATAGGGGGCCACTTTCTGCTGAAAATCTCCGGGGAGAAATCCGAGGTTTTCACCGGCCTCGATGGCGGGGCGGGTCAGGATAATCCGGCTGACATCCTCCCGCAGAAGAGCAGAAACGGCCATGGCCATGGCGAGGTAGGTTTTTCCGGTTCCGGCGGGACCGATCCCGAACGTGATGGTGTTCTTCAACATGGTATTGAGATAAATCTGCTGGCCGAGAGTTTTGGGAAATACGGCCGGTTTGCGGGGGCTGACATCTATGCGGATGCTGGCGAGTTTCTCGAATACCTGTTCTTCTCCGCGTGTAAGCGCGTCATAGGCATAGCTGACGGCATGCCGGTCGAGGGGGCCGCGGTTCCGTGCTTCGCGGAGGTGTTCGATGAAGCCGGCAATAAGGGATGCCTGGTGTTCCGGTCCCAGAACGGTTGCATCCAGATCGCGCAGTACCAATTGAAGCTGGTGATCTTTTTCAATGAGGTCGCTGAGCGGTTCTATAACAGCACCGATCTCACGGGCTTCACTGGCATTATTAAAATGTACGGTAGTTGTAGTCATATCATCAGAGGGGTGCGGGCCGGATCACAGTCCGGTGCCTGAAGGGGCGGGATCGAAAACCGGCCTACTCGGCAGGCGGCCATGTTTTTTTTGAAGTCATCGTCGGGAGTTAAGGCGATTTTGTGGATGCCGTCAACCCTATTGGCGGAGTTCCGGAGGGAGGAAAAAGATCTAATTATTTGAAGGGTTGGAATGCTTTCTGCTTAAAAGGCAGACTCTTATTTTTAATGGAAATCAATGAATCAAGGGTAGGGTAAAATGAACCGGAAAACTGCAGTAAAGCTTAGTCTGGCAGTGGGAGCCCTGTTTTCGCTGATGTTATCCGGATGTGCACCTGTGACTCTGTCCAGTGAACCATCCGGGGCCTATGTATATGAAAAAGGCGGAGAAGAGAAAGCTCTGGGAACAACACCGTTTAAGGTGAATCTGGTAGCCAATCAGAAAGAACTGGTGGTTCGAAAGAGCGGTTATTTTTCCAAAACGATTGTTCTTTCTCCAATCGATCCGGAAAACATTACTGTTGAACTGCAGCCTCGTAATAAAGTGCTGCTGCGTTCGAATCCGCCCGGAGCTGATCTGTTCGTGGACGGCAGGCGTGTCGGTCGCACACCATATCGGGTGGATTACAAAAAGCCCTGGAGAAAATTCGAGATCCGTTCGTCCGGTTATGCTTCGCAGGTCTGCACGATCCCGGATGATCCGGAAGGGGATATTGTGGTGGATCTGGTGCGTGATAAGTCACTGATGATTACGAGTAAGCCCAAAAATGCCGCTGTCTATACGGAAGATGGAGAACTGCTTGGGAGAACGCCGCTGGGTGTTCCGGCGGAAGATACACTGGTTCTGGAGCTGCGCAAAGAAGGCTATTATTCCAAAACCTTCACGGTGAATGAGGAAACCGTCAGTCCGTTAGTGGTTGAACTGGAGCGTGAACCGATTGTGATCATCTATACGGAACCTGAAGGGGCCCGGGTTAAACATCGCGGTGTTACACTCGGAGTGACTCCATTCCGGCACTTGGTTGAAGAGGATATGGAAATCGAACTGATGTACGATCGGTACAAAACCACCGAGATCACCATTGCTCCGGATTCACCGCGGGAAGTCCGTGTTGAGCTTGAAAAGGAGCCTTATGTCACGATTAACAGTAATCCGGAGGGCGCTAAACT from Verrucomicrobia bacterium S94 carries:
- a CDS encoding ribonuclease HII, whose amino-acid sequence is MNHPDVLLYEEEAWASGFLRLAGIDEAGRGPLAGPVVAAAVIFDPDYIRAELVSTFGKLTDSKAMPEKRREEFFRILESCDHVRIGVGIIEPAEIDEINILQATHKAMGLAAAQVEADFALVDGLPVKGLPCEHRSIVKGDALSISISAASIIAKVTRDRMMVALDEVYPEYGFAGHKGYGTKKHLEALQKYGATPVHRQSFRPVAELRQGELFE
- the ybeY gene encoding rRNA maturation RNase YbeY, which codes for MTITLLNQQTNHPLNPEKIQKLAEWLAERLEPRTSNPWNEVCVVLTDDEGIVPANKEYFGKERPTDVISFRYDPVPGEDEGYTGDLIVNVDRAVQRGSEEKGADYELALYIAHGFDHLSGAEDDTPEKKKAMLDTETAWLEEIGTEALSNLFE
- a CDS encoding HDIG domain-containing protein — translated: MKKRFKDKKKKGIAERKTEVKRKQEIPYKSIGLGLLLWLGITWLFYGQGVVHTPMISLGQEITTPVVAVVDFYCENLNETALNKQSAADAVPGVFILEENTIEEAVQNTDNFFNLLTAYHSANTNRQSAISAELTEVLSGSKTKLQDLISLFPTNSIPVLKEETARGIRNVMSVGVISDESRINLFNNKNGNTLTIVTSISKQTRTAAQQDIYSTRTAVWTVTENLNNAAQRKVLNRVLPYFIDENLHYDRKATETARKAAADLVPPVIQKIPAGKTIARAGEKANEQTLLLLNEHTKQRIAEQDIWEQALEVLGNSIMLLAGLIATAVILRTTHAELIRQPDKVLLLVILSLITLGLARLLTYLSVSYSLFSHSLLMYGVPFGLAVLLAGILLGGSAAITLGFWCSFAAAVLYGEQFNVFALGMIVTITAASCVRNIHKRSSLFRAGIWICAVKVLFVLVSAILNRPDMPVMIKEIITSVISGLIATVMTLLLIPLFEKLFKITTDITLLELSDMGHPLLQKMAIQAPGTYHHSLMVATLAQNAAEAIGANSLLIRVCAYYHDIGKMAKPEFFTENIQHKENPHDELSPHMSALVISSHVKEGLTLAKRHKLPQPILDAIEQHHGNGLISFFYHKAKQAAKEGSGSSMSEVINDSDFRYGGAPAVTPEMAILSLADAAEAAARSIEKPTPQKISNLMDEIFSMKIRDGQLDFANLTIAQINVVKQSFIFSLSNMLHGRIPYPKDDDNNTAKSTDKPSTESGKNSKAG
- a CDS encoding PhoH family protein, producing MTTTTVHFNNASEAREIGAVIEPLSDLIEKDHQLQLVLRDLDATVLGPEHQASLIAGFIEHLREARNRGPLDRHAVSYAYDALTRGEEQVFEKLASIRIDVSPRKPAVFPKTLGQQIYLNTMLKNTITFGIGPAGTGKTYLAMAMAVSALLREDVSRIILTRPAIEAGENLGFLPGDFQQKVAPYLRPLYDALHDMLPAESIETYIERGIIEVAPLAYMRGRTLNHAFVILDEAQNTTPQQMLMFLTRIGFDSRCAITGDLTQIDLPGNKTSGLKEARSILGNIQGLEICDLTERDVVRHPLVQKVIEAYQKKRKA
- a CDS encoding PEGA domain-containing protein → MNRKTAVKLSLAVGALFSLMLSGCAPVTLSSEPSGAYVYEKGGEEKALGTTPFKVNLVANQKELVVRKSGYFSKTIVLSPIDPENITVELQPRNKVLLRSNPPGADLFVDGRRVGRTPYRVDYKKPWRKFEIRSSGYASQVCTIPDDPEGDIVVDLVRDKSLMITSKPKNAAVYTEDGELLGRTPLGVPAEDTLVLELRKEGYYSKTFTVNEETVSPLVVELEREPIVIIYTEPEGARVKHRGVTLGVTPFRHLVEEDMEIELMYDRYKTTEITIAPDSPREVRVELEKEPYVTINSNPEGAKLYRSGGIELIGTTPVEVLVSKDTAFEMHKPGYDIKPFTLSPQSKSTVTVPLKKTVGNVEKIVEIDSVPSGAKVYRPGGAEFIGTTPLELPVRGERTFELQLDGFKTKIVTVAPDSADSVTFALARDESARNVTVSDPLLNTPSSF